From a single Mycolicibacterium mengxianglii genomic region:
- the cobO gene encoding cob(I)yrinic acid a,c-diamide adenosyltransferase, translating to MPQGQPLTVPDDSLTTRQRRNRPLLMVHTGDGKGKSTAAFGLAIRGWNQGFRVGVFQFVKSAKWRIGEQTVLERLGALHEETGEGGPVEWHKMGAGWSWTRKPGTEDDHATAAAEGWDEIKRRLAEETHDLYVLDEFTYPINWGWVDIEDVVETLANRQGRQHVVITGRRADPRLIEIADLVTEMGKVKHPMDAGQKGQRGIEW from the coding sequence ATGCCTCAGGGACAACCACTGACGGTCCCCGACGACAGCCTCACCACCCGCCAGCGCCGCAATCGGCCGCTGCTGATGGTGCACACCGGCGACGGCAAGGGTAAGTCCACTGCCGCCTTCGGCCTGGCGATCCGCGGGTGGAATCAAGGCTTCCGGGTCGGTGTCTTCCAGTTCGTCAAGTCGGCGAAGTGGCGCATCGGTGAGCAGACAGTGCTCGAGCGCCTCGGCGCCCTGCACGAGGAGACCGGTGAGGGCGGCCCTGTCGAATGGCACAAGATGGGCGCGGGTTGGTCCTGGACCCGCAAGCCGGGCACCGAGGACGACCACGCGACAGCTGCCGCCGAGGGCTGGGACGAGATCAAACGCCGGCTGGCCGAGGAAACGCACGATCTGTACGTGCTGGACGAATTCACCTACCCCATCAACTGGGGCTGGGTCGACATCGAGGACGTTGTGGAGACCCTTGCGAATCGGCAAGGGCGCCAACACGTTGTGATCACCGGCCGGCGCGCCGACCCGAGACTGATCGAAATCGCCGACCTCGTCACCGAGATGGGCAAGGTCAAACATCCGATGGATGCGGGGCAGAAGGGACAGCGAGGTATCGAGTGGTGA
- a CDS encoding cobyrinate a,c-diamide synthase, with protein sequence MSTVAATTLPRLVIAAPASGHGKTTVATGLMAALAARGLAVSGHKVGPDYIDPGYHAMATGRPGRNLDPFMVGEQRIVPLLLHGAASADVAVIEGVMGLFDGRLGTAGESSTAHVAGLTSSPVILVVDISHASRTHAAVVAGLAQFDPAVRIAGVILNKARTTRHAEEVSQALTQTGIPVLGVLPRDGGVQTPSRHLGLVPAAERAESAATVARLADVIDKHIDLDAVLEIARQAPPLAGTAWDPAAEITARANTRPVVAVAGGRAFTFRYAETDELLRAAGCDVVEFDPLTDPALPAGTAGIYLGGGFPEVHAAELAGNAALINDLKTAIEAGVPTVAECAGLAYLCDTLDDAPVIGVVNATAAMTPRLTLGYRTATCPTDSLLGRAGEQVTGHEFHRTRVTPPAGPATPGETISAAWDLPAAADGFAGPTLHASYLHIHWAGHPHLAQRFADAAHEHAAGDNRWVGPSRRESPTRDASAAPEPGPEQLDVAAFREPIPPPSPEFAAAAATRLAGLATPPGALGRMGDAGVWLAAAQGAVPPRQLANVRLTIFAGDHGVAGHGVSAFPSAITAATVRAALNGQLGVSSLAAAHGVAVRVLDLGVDDDFGDLAPDVRATLQAYKIRRSSGAIHLEDALTQHEVLAALSAGADVAIQEIRAGGQLLISGDLGIGNTTPAAALVAAGLGLPAGEVVGRGSGIDDKALRHKTTVIDTALARVGDRATDPVATLAALGSADLAASTGYLLTAARLGVPALLDGLMAVACALTADRIAPGAAAWFIAGHRSTEPAQSLALDKLGLAPILDLEMRLGEGSGAVAAVPLLRSAAAMLISTALLSELMPE encoded by the coding sequence GTGAGCACCGTGGCCGCCACCACACTGCCGCGCCTCGTCATCGCTGCTCCGGCCTCCGGACACGGCAAGACCACAGTCGCCACCGGGCTGATGGCAGCGCTGGCTGCCCGCGGGTTGGCGGTCAGCGGCCACAAAGTCGGCCCCGACTACATCGACCCGGGCTATCACGCCATGGCCACGGGGAGGCCGGGCCGCAACCTCGACCCGTTCATGGTCGGAGAGCAGCGCATCGTTCCGCTGCTCCTGCACGGGGCCGCATCGGCGGACGTGGCGGTCATCGAAGGAGTCATGGGGCTGTTCGACGGACGGCTCGGAACCGCGGGCGAGTCTTCCACCGCGCACGTCGCAGGGCTGACCTCATCGCCGGTCATCCTCGTCGTCGACATCTCCCACGCCTCCCGCACGCACGCCGCGGTCGTCGCCGGGCTGGCACAGTTCGACCCGGCGGTGCGAATCGCCGGCGTCATTCTCAACAAGGCCCGCACTACGCGACACGCGGAGGAAGTCAGCCAAGCTCTGACGCAGACCGGAATCCCGGTGCTCGGGGTGCTTCCTCGTGATGGCGGGGTCCAAACTCCTTCCCGCCATCTGGGTTTGGTGCCCGCCGCCGAACGGGCGGAGTCCGCCGCCACCGTGGCGCGACTGGCTGACGTGATCGACAAGCACATCGACCTGGATGCGGTTCTCGAAATAGCCCGCCAGGCACCCCCTCTCGCGGGGACGGCGTGGGACCCGGCAGCTGAGATCACAGCACGTGCGAACACCCGCCCCGTCGTGGCAGTGGCCGGTGGCCGGGCGTTCACCTTCCGGTACGCCGAGACCGACGAACTTCTGCGCGCAGCCGGATGCGACGTTGTCGAGTTCGACCCGCTCACCGACCCGGCGTTACCGGCGGGCACCGCAGGCATCTACCTCGGTGGCGGATTTCCCGAGGTCCACGCTGCTGAGCTGGCGGGCAACGCCGCATTGATCAACGACCTCAAAACCGCGATCGAGGCGGGCGTCCCCACTGTCGCGGAATGTGCGGGTCTGGCCTACCTGTGCGACACCCTCGACGACGCCCCCGTGATCGGAGTCGTCAACGCCACCGCCGCCATGACGCCGCGGCTGACACTTGGCTACCGGACTGCGACCTGCCCCACCGATTCCCTTCTCGGCAGAGCGGGTGAGCAGGTCACTGGGCACGAATTCCACCGGACCCGCGTCACCCCGCCCGCCGGTCCAGCAACTCCGGGCGAAACCATCTCTGCCGCATGGGATCTGCCCGCGGCCGCCGATGGCTTCGCCGGCCCCACGCTGCACGCGTCTTACCTGCACATCCACTGGGCCGGGCATCCTCACCTCGCGCAACGCTTCGCCGACGCTGCGCACGAGCACGCCGCCGGTGACAACCGGTGGGTGGGCCCCAGCCGCCGTGAGTCGCCGACGCGGGACGCCTCCGCCGCGCCCGAGCCGGGTCCAGAACAGCTCGACGTCGCTGCGTTTCGCGAACCGATACCGCCGCCCTCTCCGGAGTTCGCCGCCGCGGCCGCGACACGACTGGCCGGGCTGGCCACCCCGCCGGGAGCCCTCGGCCGGATGGGTGATGCCGGTGTCTGGCTTGCTGCCGCCCAGGGTGCGGTGCCTCCCCGGCAACTCGCCAATGTGCGTCTCACGATCTTCGCCGGGGACCATGGGGTCGCCGGCCACGGCGTCTCCGCTTTCCCGTCCGCGATCACCGCCGCCACCGTCCGCGCTGCCCTCAACGGCCAGTTGGGCGTCAGTTCGCTTGCGGCTGCTCATGGGGTCGCCGTCCGCGTGCTGGACCTCGGGGTGGACGACGACTTCGGCGATCTGGCCCCTGACGTCCGGGCAACGCTGCAGGCGTACAAGATTCGGCGATCCAGCGGTGCCATCCATCTCGAGGACGCGCTGACCCAGCACGAGGTGCTCGCCGCTCTGTCCGCCGGCGCCGACGTCGCCATTCAGGAGATCAGGGCAGGTGGTCAGCTGTTGATCAGCGGCGATCTCGGCATCGGGAACACCACCCCGGCCGCGGCGTTGGTGGCTGCCGGTCTCGGACTGCCCGCCGGTGAGGTCGTGGGCCGCGGCAGCGGCATCGACGACAAGGCGTTGCGGCACAAGACAACCGTCATCGACACCGCACTGGCACGCGTCGGCGATCGCGCAACCGACCCCGTAGCGACACTGGCCGCGCTCGGCAGTGCCGATCTGGCCGCGTCGACAGGCTATCTGCTCACCGCTGCACGCCTCGGTGTCCCGGCGTTGCTCGACGGTCTGATGGCGGTCGCATGCGCCCTCACTGCCGATCGGATAGCGCCCGGAGCGGCAGCCTGGTTCATCGCCGGGCATCGCTCCACCGAGCCGGCGCAGAGCCTCGCCCTGGACAAGCTCGGCCTCGCCCCGATTCTGGACCTCGAAATGCGCCTCGGCGAAGGCTCCGGCGCGGTCGCCGCCGTGCCCCTCCTGCGCAGCGCTGCCGCCATGCTCATCAGCACGGCACTGCTCAGCGAGCTGATGCCCGAGTGA
- a CDS encoding cobalamin biosynthesis protein: MQARAVGLLLGHAADQVLGDPRRFHPVAGFGRAATWLEQRTYADSRARGTAYVVVLLGATTAIAATAERCARRPVARALLTAVVTWAVLGGRSLDREAEAVHDLLLADDLPGARRRLRHLVGRDTGSLTPDQIARAVIESVAENTSDAVVTSYFWGAVAGVPGLVAHRAANTLDAMVGHHNARYENFGWAAARLDDVLGYPGARLAGLLSVVLGPDSPGALVAWRRDARRHPSPNAGVIEASFAGALGLTLGGTNTYYGDRLEHRALMGQGRVPVPDDIPPTRRLARRVGLGAALTAAAVSLLRGSPAVTRSILHCARAGSAAAADRT, translated from the coding sequence ATGCAGGCACGAGCGGTCGGGTTGCTTCTCGGCCACGCCGCAGACCAGGTGCTCGGCGACCCGCGTCGATTTCACCCGGTCGCCGGATTCGGCAGGGCGGCAACCTGGCTGGAGCAACGTACCTACGCAGACAGCCGAGCGCGCGGAACCGCATACGTGGTCGTTCTGCTCGGCGCAACCACCGCGATCGCCGCCACCGCGGAGCGGTGCGCCCGCCGGCCGGTGGCGCGCGCCCTGCTGACTGCCGTGGTGACCTGGGCTGTCCTGGGCGGCCGTTCTCTGGACCGTGAGGCCGAAGCCGTTCACGACCTCCTGCTCGCCGATGACCTGCCGGGAGCGCGGAGGCGACTTCGCCATCTGGTGGGCCGCGATACCGGCAGTCTGACGCCAGATCAGATCGCGCGCGCCGTCATAGAATCCGTCGCAGAGAACACCAGCGACGCGGTGGTGACCTCTTACTTCTGGGGAGCAGTGGCAGGTGTACCCGGATTGGTCGCCCACCGTGCGGCCAACACTCTCGACGCGATGGTCGGCCACCACAACGCCCGTTATGAGAACTTCGGTTGGGCGGCAGCCCGTCTCGATGATGTATTGGGCTACCCCGGCGCCCGCCTCGCAGGTCTGCTGAGCGTGGTCCTGGGGCCGGATTCACCCGGCGCACTGGTTGCCTGGCGGCGTGATGCCCGTCGTCATCCCAGTCCCAACGCGGGGGTGATCGAGGCGAGTTTCGCCGGCGCACTGGGTCTCACACTGGGCGGCACCAATACCTATTACGGTGACAGGCTCGAGCACCGGGCGCTGATGGGCCAGGGTCGTGTACCCGTACCTGACGACATACCGCCGACTCGCCGGCTTGCCCGCCGGGTCGGCCTGGGGGCCGCACTCACTGCCGCCGCTGTCTCGCTCTTGCGGGGCTCTCCGGCCGTTACCCGGTCGATCCTGCACTGTGCTCGTGCCGGATCTGCGGCAGCGGCCGACCGAACTTGA
- a CDS encoding ABC transporter ATP-binding protein, producing MSLAAERVSWQVRDKLIVDGVNITVATGSTVGLLGPNGSGKSSLLRLLAGLRATSSGVVRLDDADVAPMSRRRLARRLAVVDQEVTTDQEPTVRDVVELGRLPHRPAWSPISERDRRIVESASVTTGVEDLLDRRYSTLSGGERQRVQIARALAQEPTELLLDEPTNHLDIRHQLELLELVASTDTTTVMALHDLNLAARYCQELVVLHRGRVHCAGSPAAVLTPAVIAEVYEVEATVELEDGRPCVKFGRPLPQIRHEHSAGSTG from the coding sequence GTGAGCTTGGCGGCTGAGCGGGTCAGCTGGCAGGTTCGTGACAAACTCATCGTCGACGGTGTGAACATCACCGTCGCCACCGGGAGCACAGTCGGCCTGCTCGGACCGAATGGATCAGGCAAGTCCTCGCTGCTGCGGCTGCTGGCTGGGTTGCGCGCCACGTCGTCGGGAGTGGTGCGGCTCGACGACGCTGATGTGGCGCCGATGAGCCGCCGCCGGCTCGCGCGCAGGCTCGCCGTGGTGGATCAGGAGGTGACCACCGACCAAGAGCCCACGGTGCGCGACGTTGTGGAGCTCGGCCGCCTGCCACACCGGCCGGCCTGGTCTCCCATCTCGGAGCGAGATCGAAGGATTGTCGAGTCTGCTTCTGTGACAACAGGAGTAGAAGACCTACTCGATCGGAGATACTCCACACTCTCAGGCGGCGAACGTCAGCGAGTGCAGATTGCCCGCGCGCTGGCCCAAGAACCCACAGAGCTGCTTCTCGATGAACCGACCAACCACCTCGACATCCGCCACCAGCTCGAACTGCTGGAACTGGTGGCTTCGACCGATACCACCACGGTGATGGCGCTGCATGACCTCAACCTGGCGGCCAGGTACTGCCAGGAGCTCGTCGTTCTCCACCGGGGCAGGGTCCACTGCGCGGGTTCGCCCGCGGCGGTGCTGACCCCTGCGGTCATCGCTGAGGTGTACGAAGTCGAAGCCACCGTGGAACTCGAAGATGGCCGCCCGTGCGTCAAGTTCGGTCGGCCGCTGCCGCAGATCCGGCACGAGCACAGTGCAGGATCGACCGGGTAA